A genomic region of Rhipicephalus sanguineus isolate Rsan-2018 chromosome 1, BIME_Rsan_1.4, whole genome shotgun sequence contains the following coding sequences:
- the LOC119372796 gene encoding uncharacterized protein LOC119372796, with the protein MTAIRKKLVIVGDGEGSERRPRNVFGDGELADAPVPAVLDVATIDVRAEEALWDTAGQEDYDRLRPLLHLKRGATLMCFSIDSPDFLHKPESWRPEVRHFCSSVSVIFAKVMNPGCHLPMLADPAMPKHKHGVREEKTTSVKTNADDSPGVECQDQGRRPQMSAIRKELVIVGDVEDSETRPLSVGSDGELAEDSVSTVFENYVNTTEVRLGVALWDTAGQEDYDRWRPPWHRDRDVVLMCFSIDSRNFPDNSESGRREVRHFCPSVYGILAWTMNPRNFLLKLPDPAMTKQKHAAHHEGRALAEENNAYGSPGVLCQDQGWCGGDVRQCKNGHLTQV; encoded by the exons ATGACCGCGATTCGGAAAAAGCTGGTCATCGTCGGTGATGGTGAGGGCAGCGAGAGGCGTCCTCGAAACGTCTTCGGTGATGGCGAGCTTGCGGATGCCCCTGTGCCTGCCGTCTTGGATGTCGCCACCATCGACGTCAGGGCTGAGGAGGCCTTATGGGACACAGCGGGGCAGGAGGACTATGACCGGTTGCGGCCACTGTTGCACCTGAAAAGAGGCGCGACCTTgatgtgcttcagcatcgactcGCCCGACTTCCTGCACAAACCGGAGTCGTGGAGGCCGGAGGTCCGCCACTTCTGCTCCAGCGTGTCCGTCATCTTTGCAAAGGTGATGAACCCCGGCTGCCACTTGCCCATGCTGGCAGATCCAGCCATGCCGAAGCACAAGCACGGTGTTCGCGAAGAAAAGACCACGTCGGTGAAGACCAACGCCGACGACTCACCTGGAGTAGAATGCCAAGACCAAGGACG AAGACCACAGATGAGCGCGATCAGAAAGGAACTTGTGATCGTCGGAGATGTTGAGGACAGCGAGACGCGTCCTCTAAGCGTGGGCAGCGATGGTGAGCTTGCGGAGGACTCTGTGTCCACTGTTTTCGAAAACTACGTCAACACCACCGAGGTCAGGCTTGGCGTGGCCTTGTGGGACACAGCGGGGCAGGAGGACTATGACCGGTGGCGACCTCCGTGGCACCGCGACAGAGACGTGGTCTTgatgtgcttcagcatcgactcGCGCAACTTCCCGGACAACTCGGAGTCAGGGAGGCGTGAGGTGCGCCACTTCTGCCCCAGCGTGTACGGAATTCTTGCATGGACGATGAATCCCCGCAACTTCTTGCTCAAGCTACCCGATCCAGCCATGACGAAGCAGAAGCACGCTGCTCATCACGAAGGACGTGCTTTGGCAGAAGAGAACAACGCCTACGGCTCACCTGGAGTCCTCTGCCAAGACCAAGGATGGTGTGGGGGAGATGTGCGACAGTGCAAAAACGGCCACCTTACACAGGTGTAG